The Camelus dromedarius isolate mCamDro1 chromosome 25, mCamDro1.pat, whole genome shotgun sequence genome has a segment encoding these proteins:
- the GDF3 gene encoding growth/differentiation factor 3 — protein sequence MLPTLPGLALGLLLALALGQTFQFQEHVFLQFLGLDKVPSPKKFQPVPSILKRIFQGQEAAATTGVSQDLCSVQELGVRGNVLRLLPDRGFFLYSKSPSQASSCLKKLLSFNLSAISRGEQFTMAQLGLDLGPNTYYNLGPELELALSLVQESHVWGQATRKTGKVFVLQSVPRPQGVLHFNLLDVTKRSHHSGKNLGLFLEILVKGERASGEDFQLEDTCAGLRRSLHASLLVVTLHPEQCRPSSRTRRAAIPASRASCKSLCHRHQLFINFRDLGWHKWIIAPKGFMANYCHGDCPFSLTTALNSSNYAFMQALMHAVDPEVPQAVCIPTKLSPISMLYQDNDDNVILRHYEDMVVDECGCG from the exons ATGCTTCCTACCCTGCCAGGCCTGGCGCTCGGCCTCCTATTAGCTCTGGCCTTGGGCCAGACCTTCCAGTTCCAAGAACAtgtctttctccagtttttaGGCTTAGACAAGGTGCCTTCACCCAAGAAGTTCCAGCCTGTGCCTTCTATCTTGAAGAGAATTTTCCAGGGTCAAGAGGCAGCAGCAACCACTGGCGTCTCTCAAGACTTATGCTCCGTGCAGGAGCTGGGTGTCCGTGGGAACGTACTCCGGCTTCTCCCAGATCGAG gtttctttctttactcCAAGAGCCCTTCTCAAGCCTCCTCCTGCCTAAAGAAGCTTCTTTCCTTTAACCTGTCTGCCATTAGTCGCGGGGAGCAGTTCACGATGGCCCAGCTGGGCCTGGACTTGGGGCCCAACACTTACTATAACCTGGGACCAGAACTGGAACTGGCTCTGTCCCTGGTGCAGGAGTCACACGTGTGGGGCCAGGCCACCCGCAAGACGGGTAAAGTGTTTGTACTGCAGTCGGTACCACGGCCTCAAGGGGTCCTTCACTTTAACCTGCTGGATGTGACCAAGAGGAGTCATCACTCTGGGAAGAacttaggtttattcctagagaTACTGGTCAAAGGAGAGAGAGCCTCTGGGGAGGATTTTCAGCTTGAGGACACCTGCGCCGGACTGAGACGTTCTCTTCACGCTTCCCTGCTGGTGGTGACCCTCCACCCGGAGCAGTGCCGCCCTTCTTCCCGCACCAGGAGGGCGGCCATCCCTGCCTCTCGGGCTTCCTGCAAGAGCCTCTGCCATCGGCACCAGCTCTTCATCAACTTCCGGGACCTGGGTTGGCACAAGTGGATCATTGCCCCCAAGGGCTTCATGGCAAATTACTGCCATGGAGATTGTCCTTTCTCGCTGACCACTGCCCTCAACAGCTCCAATTACGCCTTCATGCAAGCGCTGATGCACGCGGTTGACCCGGAGGTTCCGCAGGCTGTGTGCATTCCCACCAAGCTGTCCCCCATTTCCATGCTCTATCAGGACAACGATGACAATGTCATTCTCCGGCATTATGAAGACATGGTGGTTGACGAGTGTGGGTGTGGGTAG